Proteins found in one Neurospora crassa OR74A linkage group II, whole genome shotgun sequence genomic segment:
- a CDS encoding ubiquitin conjugation factor E4, variant: MDPNQQQPAATPDAPDKETMEQIRARRLAKLGGPNVASTTSPAASSSTPQPGTETPPAAAAVAAAAAAASSSKIEDKAPRVQPRSIIKPASRDVPEPPPAPRKQYREQTLEEWTDKLLTSILRVSLDPNQTFDSSGHNLTFLPELSQEIRGEYQEPLLSIDRFQEAVMEAGRIYPPHKPLFEYFLACWKRVTRYRILRASTPEKEEALKEAKRLCFSNCIFAVTMPEMFGREPNPKHDTIVPYILEGVAKEEGLDIEFYNEAMTRIEDDDSIVPLFTKAMVEISTALSTKNMNGDYQPHVQALFTYSRYPALVNALAEHPTFLMAQSAPNIERFTLLGPFFRLSPLHPEAASYDFAAPRTLDKGRIGTTQQSLQMTLAAHQEHLTTIANAFIRASTSSRNKLLDWFAYIMNVNHKRTATYVDPKTVSSDGFMVNVTVVLDNLCKPFMDNSFTKIDRIQVDYFRRKPRLDIKEETKLNADQEHSDAFYSTKLEGENNFITEVFFLALAAHQYGTEATQNKLKELDKQIKHFQKNLTLMEADRPNIVANHPERVPMLEAAQRRLIKMLESAMSAKFAIEGIMTDKTLQTRSLQFMKYTIVWLLRVASQSDYVPWKKISLPLPETQPEAFRCLPEYVLQVIVDNLKFTFRHRPEVMVSAIGDEVVALCITFLESSEYIKNPYLKSSLVTLLYQGTWPAYHLKKGILGDILTGTKFANDYLLHAVMKYYIECESNGTSSAFYEKFNIRFEIFQVIKCVWTNDHYKKQLTESSRVDRDFFVRFVNLLMNDATYVLDEALSNFPKIHDFQQKLKDPSLSQEDREKMESDLHDAENKASSYMQLANETVGMMKLFTQTLAESFTMPEIVHRLAGMLDFNLDLLTGPKSRTLKVENPDKYGFNPKILLPQLVDIYLNLGSSPAFVEAVAADGRSYKPETMASATNILRSKALKNPTEMHAWEVLCKCFEEAKAIVDQADLDFGDAPPEFEDPIMGDLMKDPVILPSKHVVDRSTIVQHLLSDPKDPFTRQPMTIDDVIPDTELKAKIEKWMEDRRAEIRGKVEEVTPAVGDIAGAEAATGGDAMDTTE; the protein is encoded by the exons atgGATCCGAATCAGCAACAGCCGGCGGCCACGCCGGATGCGCCTGATAAAGAGACGATGGAGCAGATCCGTGCCCGACGACTGGCTAAGCTCGGTGGCCCCAATGTCGCTTCTACTACATCGCCAGCTGCGTCCTCTTCCACGCCTCAGCCTGGCACCGAAACCcctcccgctgctgctgctgtggcggcggcggcggcggcggcgagttCGTCAAAGATCGAAGACAAGGCACCGCGAGTTCAGCCAAGGTCGATAATCAAGCCGGCGTCACGAGATGTGCCAGAGCCACCACCAG CACCGCGAAAGCAATACAGGGAACAGACGCTCGAGGAATGGACCGACAAGCTACTCACCAGCATCCTTCGCGTGTCTCTCGATCCGAACCAGACCTTCGATAGCAGTGGCCATAACTTGACCTTTCTGCCAGAACTCAGCCAGGAAATTCGGGGCGAGTATCAGGAGCCCTTGCTGTCGATCGACCGATTTCAAGAGGCCGTTATGGAGGCCGGAAGGATCTATCCGCCGCACAAGCCCCTATTCGAATACTTCCTGGCATGCTGGAAGCGGGTCACCAGATATAGGATATTGAGGGCGTCGACTcctgagaaggaagaagccctcaaggaggccaagcGCTTGTGCTTCTCGAACTGCATCTTCGCCGTTACTATGCCCGAGATGTTTGG TCGAGAACCAAACCCAAAGCACGATACCATAGTCCCCTACATTTTGGAAGGTGTTGCGAAGGAAGAAGGCCTCGACATCGAGTTTTACAACGAGGCCATGACACGGATCGAGGACGACGATAGCATTGTACCTCTCTTCACCAAGGCCATGGTGGAAATCAGCACAGCGCTGTCTACCAAAAACATGAACGGCGATTATCAGCCGCACGTCCAG GCCCTCTTCACATACTCGAGATATCCGGCTCTCGTGAACGCTTTGGCGGAACACCCTACTTTCCTTATGGCGCAATCAGCCCCCAACATTGAACGGTTCACGCTGCTCGGGCCATTCTTCCGCCTGTCGCCCTTACACCCAGAGGCGGCCAGTTACGACTTTGCCGCACCAAGGACTCTTGACAAGGGCCGAATTGGCACAACCCAACAATCGTTACAAATGACGTTGGCTGCCCATCAGGAACACTTGACGACGATAGCTAATGCCTTCATACGAGCAAGCACTAGCTCGAGAAACAAGCTCCTGGACTGGTTCGCCTACATCATGAATGTCAACCATAAGCGCACAGCCACTTATGTCGACCCCAAGACCGTTTCGTCGGACGGCTTCATGGTCAATGTCACTGTCGTCCTCGACAATCTATGCAAGCCTTTCATGGATAACTCCTTTACCAAGATTGACCGTATTCAGGTCGACTACTTCAGGCGGAAGCCCAGATTGGACATCAAGGAAGAGACCAAGCTCAACGCTGACCAAGAGCACTCGGACGCGTTTTACTCTACAAAACTCGAAGGGGAGAACAACTTTATAACAGaggtcttcttcctcgctttGGCGGCACATCAGTATGGCACCGAAGCCACCCAAAACAAGCTAAAGGAACTTGACAAGCAAATTAAGCATTTCCAAAAGAACTTGACCCTTATGGAGGCTGACCGTCCCAACATTGTCGCCAATCATCCGGAACGAGTACCTATGCTAGAGGCGGCGCAGAGGAGACTGATCAAGATGCTGGAGAGCGCCATGTCGGCCAAATTTGCCATCGAAGGCATTATGACCGACAAGACGCTGCAAACGCGGTCACTACAGTTCATGAAGTACACGATTGTGTGGCTACTGCGAGTAGCCAGTCAGTCCGACTACGTCCCATGGAAGAAAATCAGCCTTCCGCTGCCTGAAACTCAGCCAGAAGCTTTCAGGTGTCTTCCCGAGTATGTTCTGCAGGTAATTGTTGATAACTTGAAGTTCACCTTCCGCCATAGGCCAGAGGTCATGGTCTCGGCCATTGGTGACGAGGTCGTTGCTCTATGCATAACGTTTCTGGAATCCTCCGAGTACATCAAGAACCCGTACTTGAAATCGTCGCTGGTTACCCTCCTTTATCAGGGCACCTGGCCGGCATACCATCTTAAAAAGGGCATTCTTGGCGACATCCTTACCGGCACCAAGTTCGCGAATGACTACCTGCTACATGCTGTGATGAAGTACTATATTGAGTGCGAGTCGAATGGTACCAGTTCCGCGTTCTACGAAAAGTTCAACATACGTTTTGAGATCTTCCAGGTTATCAAGTGCGTCTGGACCAATGACCATTACAAGAAGCAGTTGACAGAGTCCAGCAG GGTGGACCGCGACTTCTTCGTTCGTTTTGTCAATCTTCTCATGAACGATGCAACATACGTTCTGGATGAAGCATTGAGCAACTTCCCCAAGATCCATGACTTCCAGCAAAAGCTAAAGGACCCCAGTCTTTCGCAAGAGGATCGCGAAAAGATGGAGAGCGATTTACACGACGCGGAAAACAAGGCCAGTTCCTATATGCAGCTTGCGAACGAGACAGTCGGCATGATGAAGCTCTTCACCCAAACCCTGGCTGAGTCCTTCACCATGCCAGAAATCGTTCACCGCCTGGCCGGTATGCTCGATTTCaaccttgacctcctcaCCGGTCCTAAGAGCCGGACGTTGAAGGTTGAGAACCCCGACAAGTATGGCTTCAACCCCAAGATTCTGCTACCGCAGCTCGTGGACATCTACCTGAACTTGGGTTCCTCGCCTGCCTTTGTCGAGGCCGTTGCTGCAGACGGCAGATCCTACAAGCCTGAGACCATGGCGTCTGCCACCAACATTCTTCGCTCAAAGGCACTCAAGAATCCTACCGAGATGCACGCGTGGGAGGTGTTGTGCAAATGCTTCGAAGAGGCCAAGGCCATCGTCGACCAGGCTGATCTCGACTTTGGCGACGCACCGCCCGAGTTCGAAGACCCCATCATGGGCGACTTGATGAAGGACCCGGTGATTCTACCCAGCAAGCACGTTGTCGATCGGTCGACTATCGTGCAGCACTTGCTCAGTGACCCGAAAGACCCGTTCACGAGACAGCCCATGACTATTGATGATGTCATTCCGGATACGGAACTGAAGGCTAAGATTGAGAAGTGGATGGAGGACAGGAGGGCAGAGATTCGCGGCAAGGTCGAGGAAGTGACGCCTGCTGTTGGTGATATTGCCGGAGCGGAGGCGGCGACGGGCGGAGATGCTATGGACACTACCGAGTAA
- a CDS encoding ubiquitin conjugation factor E4 — translation MDPNQQQPAATPDAPDKETMEQIRARRLAKLGGPNVASTTSPAASSSTPQPGTETPPAAAAVAAAAAAASSSKIEDKAPRVQPRSIIKPASRDVPEPPPGSSASRKRERSLSNIDDIPCPPAPRKQYREQTLEEWTDKLLTSILRVSLDPNQTFDSSGHNLTFLPELSQEIRGEYQEPLLSIDRFQEAVMEAGRIYPPHKPLFEYFLACWKRVTRYRILRASTPEKEEALKEAKRLCFSNCIFAVTMPEMFGREPNPKHDTIVPYILEGVAKEEGLDIEFYNEAMTRIEDDDSIVPLFTKAMVEISTALSTKNMNGDYQPHVQALFTYSRYPALVNALAEHPTFLMAQSAPNIERFTLLGPFFRLSPLHPEAASYDFAAPRTLDKGRIGTTQQSLQMTLAAHQEHLTTIANAFIRASTSSRNKLLDWFAYIMNVNHKRTATYVDPKTVSSDGFMVNVTVVLDNLCKPFMDNSFTKIDRIQVDYFRRKPRLDIKEETKLNADQEHSDAFYSTKLEGENNFITEVFFLALAAHQYGTEATQNKLKELDKQIKHFQKNLTLMEADRPNIVANHPERVPMLEAAQRRLIKMLESAMSAKFAIEGIMTDKTLQTRSLQFMKYTIVWLLRVASQSDYVPWKKISLPLPETQPEAFRCLPEYVLQVIVDNLKFTFRHRPEVMVSAIGDEVVALCITFLESSEYIKNPYLKSSLVTLLYQGTWPAYHLKKGILGDILTGTKFANDYLLHAVMKYYIECESNGTSSAFYEKFNIRFEIFQVIKCVWTNDHYKKQLTESSRVDRDFFVRFVNLLMNDATYVLDEALSNFPKIHDFQQKLKDPSLSQEDREKMESDLHDAENKASSYMQLANETVGMMKLFTQTLAESFTMPEIVHRLAGMLDFNLDLLTGPKSRTLKVENPDKYGFNPKILLPQLVDIYLNLGSSPAFVEAVAADGRSYKPETMASATNILRSKALKNPTEMHAWEVLCKCFEEAKAIVDQADLDFGDAPPEFEDPIMGDLMKDPVILPSKHVVDRSTIVQHLLSDPKDPFTRQPMTIDDVIPDTELKAKIEKWMEDRRAEIRGKVEEVTPAVGDIAGAEAATGGDAMDTTE, via the exons atgGATCCGAATCAGCAACAGCCGGCGGCCACGCCGGATGCGCCTGATAAAGAGACGATGGAGCAGATCCGTGCCCGACGACTGGCTAAGCTCGGTGGCCCCAATGTCGCTTCTACTACATCGCCAGCTGCGTCCTCTTCCACGCCTCAGCCTGGCACCGAAACCcctcccgctgctgctgctgtggcggcggcggcggcggcggcgagttCGTCAAAGATCGAAGACAAGGCACCGCGAGTTCAGCCAAGGTCGATAATCAAGCCGGCGTCACGAGATGTGCCAGAGCCACCACCAGGTAGTTCCGCTTCccgaaagagagaaagatcCCTTTCAAATATTGATGATATTCCATGCCCACCAGCACCGCGAAAGCAATACAGGGAACAGACGCTCGAGGAATGGACCGACAAGCTACTCACCAGCATCCTTCGCGTGTCTCTCGATCCGAACCAGACCTTCGATAGCAGTGGCCATAACTTGACCTTTCTGCCAGAACTCAGCCAGGAAATTCGGGGCGAGTATCAGGAGCCCTTGCTGTCGATCGACCGATTTCAAGAGGCCGTTATGGAGGCCGGAAGGATCTATCCGCCGCACAAGCCCCTATTCGAATACTTCCTGGCATGCTGGAAGCGGGTCACCAGATATAGGATATTGAGGGCGTCGACTcctgagaaggaagaagccctcaaggaggccaagcGCTTGTGCTTCTCGAACTGCATCTTCGCCGTTACTATGCCCGAGATGTTTGG TCGAGAACCAAACCCAAAGCACGATACCATAGTCCCCTACATTTTGGAAGGTGTTGCGAAGGAAGAAGGCCTCGACATCGAGTTTTACAACGAGGCCATGACACGGATCGAGGACGACGATAGCATTGTACCTCTCTTCACCAAGGCCATGGTGGAAATCAGCACAGCGCTGTCTACCAAAAACATGAACGGCGATTATCAGCCGCACGTCCAG GCCCTCTTCACATACTCGAGATATCCGGCTCTCGTGAACGCTTTGGCGGAACACCCTACTTTCCTTATGGCGCAATCAGCCCCCAACATTGAACGGTTCACGCTGCTCGGGCCATTCTTCCGCCTGTCGCCCTTACACCCAGAGGCGGCCAGTTACGACTTTGCCGCACCAAGGACTCTTGACAAGGGCCGAATTGGCACAACCCAACAATCGTTACAAATGACGTTGGCTGCCCATCAGGAACACTTGACGACGATAGCTAATGCCTTCATACGAGCAAGCACTAGCTCGAGAAACAAGCTCCTGGACTGGTTCGCCTACATCATGAATGTCAACCATAAGCGCACAGCCACTTATGTCGACCCCAAGACCGTTTCGTCGGACGGCTTCATGGTCAATGTCACTGTCGTCCTCGACAATCTATGCAAGCCTTTCATGGATAACTCCTTTACCAAGATTGACCGTATTCAGGTCGACTACTTCAGGCGGAAGCCCAGATTGGACATCAAGGAAGAGACCAAGCTCAACGCTGACCAAGAGCACTCGGACGCGTTTTACTCTACAAAACTCGAAGGGGAGAACAACTTTATAACAGaggtcttcttcctcgctttGGCGGCACATCAGTATGGCACCGAAGCCACCCAAAACAAGCTAAAGGAACTTGACAAGCAAATTAAGCATTTCCAAAAGAACTTGACCCTTATGGAGGCTGACCGTCCCAACATTGTCGCCAATCATCCGGAACGAGTACCTATGCTAGAGGCGGCGCAGAGGAGACTGATCAAGATGCTGGAGAGCGCCATGTCGGCCAAATTTGCCATCGAAGGCATTATGACCGACAAGACGCTGCAAACGCGGTCACTACAGTTCATGAAGTACACGATTGTGTGGCTACTGCGAGTAGCCAGTCAGTCCGACTACGTCCCATGGAAGAAAATCAGCCTTCCGCTGCCTGAAACTCAGCCAGAAGCTTTCAGGTGTCTTCCCGAGTATGTTCTGCAGGTAATTGTTGATAACTTGAAGTTCACCTTCCGCCATAGGCCAGAGGTCATGGTCTCGGCCATTGGTGACGAGGTCGTTGCTCTATGCATAACGTTTCTGGAATCCTCCGAGTACATCAAGAACCCGTACTTGAAATCGTCGCTGGTTACCCTCCTTTATCAGGGCACCTGGCCGGCATACCATCTTAAAAAGGGCATTCTTGGCGACATCCTTACCGGCACCAAGTTCGCGAATGACTACCTGCTACATGCTGTGATGAAGTACTATATTGAGTGCGAGTCGAATGGTACCAGTTCCGCGTTCTACGAAAAGTTCAACATACGTTTTGAGATCTTCCAGGTTATCAAGTGCGTCTGGACCAATGACCATTACAAGAAGCAGTTGACAGAGTCCAGCAG GGTGGACCGCGACTTCTTCGTTCGTTTTGTCAATCTTCTCATGAACGATGCAACATACGTTCTGGATGAAGCATTGAGCAACTTCCCCAAGATCCATGACTTCCAGCAAAAGCTAAAGGACCCCAGTCTTTCGCAAGAGGATCGCGAAAAGATGGAGAGCGATTTACACGACGCGGAAAACAAGGCCAGTTCCTATATGCAGCTTGCGAACGAGACAGTCGGCATGATGAAGCTCTTCACCCAAACCCTGGCTGAGTCCTTCACCATGCCAGAAATCGTTCACCGCCTGGCCGGTATGCTCGATTTCaaccttgacctcctcaCCGGTCCTAAGAGCCGGACGTTGAAGGTTGAGAACCCCGACAAGTATGGCTTCAACCCCAAGATTCTGCTACCGCAGCTCGTGGACATCTACCTGAACTTGGGTTCCTCGCCTGCCTTTGTCGAGGCCGTTGCTGCAGACGGCAGATCCTACAAGCCTGAGACCATGGCGTCTGCCACCAACATTCTTCGCTCAAAGGCACTCAAGAATCCTACCGAGATGCACGCGTGGGAGGTGTTGTGCAAATGCTTCGAAGAGGCCAAGGCCATCGTCGACCAGGCTGATCTCGACTTTGGCGACGCACCGCCCGAGTTCGAAGACCCCATCATGGGCGACTTGATGAAGGACCCGGTGATTCTACCCAGCAAGCACGTTGTCGATCGGTCGACTATCGTGCAGCACTTGCTCAGTGACCCGAAAGACCCGTTCACGAGACAGCCCATGACTATTGATGATGTCATTCCGGATACGGAACTGAAGGCTAAGATTGAGAAGTGGATGGAGGACAGGAGGGCAGAGATTCGCGGCAAGGTCGAGGAAGTGACGCCTGCTGTTGGTGATATTGCCGGAGCGGAGGCGGCGACGGGCGGAGATGCTATGGACACTACCGAGTAA
- the iap-1 gene encoding intermembrane space AAA protease IAP-1 translates to MAFHASGLPTIAAATTELWPSIATTLTVPFGLPTSLKAQQRLSYNSNVSTASSNASRTLASSPAREASSSSALPAFLRTAPLPQPVVSQGLANASPTNIFSEISSMSSRQLAMANPLFRRSFSALMSRPLGTVNTLRSMSTHQPGRIPSFFRSPVHSSLGFTLQVRSFGNGGLSHNLLAAREAAANQFPTSAGAQYAFYQALLKANMPAIIIERYQSGRFATNEQVDQIYQQALAMSTGQPYTPANNTVDNNGYHPSGFTASQIHAAGTAAAAQHTGGNMAMVKPIAAGAKTGPLHIVVDESFGSSALRWVKFLMWFTLFTYLSMVVITMVFEGLSSIKRPGGKLEASEVKPENQKARFADVHGCDEAKEELQELIDFLRNPEKYSTLGGKLPKGVLLVGPPGTGKTLLARAVAGEAGVPFFNMSGSEFEEVYVGVGAKRVRDLFAAAKAKAPSIVFIDELDAIGGRRNSRDATYVRQTLNQLLTELDGFEQNSGVIIIGATNFPESLDKALTRPGRFDRNVVVSLPDVRGRMAILQHHAKRIKAAADVNLEAIASRTSGLSGAELENIVNQAAIHASKLKAQAVTQKDFEWAKDKVIMGAEKRSMVITAKEKEMTAYHEAGHALVGYYAKDSASSLYKVTILPRGQTLGHTAYLPEMDKHSFTVRDYLGMIDRAMGGKVAEEIVYGNELVTSGVSADLDMATRTAWQMVAQLGMSEKLGPVEYLRKYNQLSSETRAMVESEVKRVLDESYERARNLLTSKRNELDYLAKALVEYETLDKKEVERVIRGEKLKDRISVPPGPMAIPKPSDTLEPGLPLPPLPGDVPPPGDSGPGPAPPPPVPA, encoded by the exons ATGGCTTTCCACGCAAGTGGGCTGCCG ACCATCGCGGCGGCAACCACCGAGTTGTGGCCTTCCATCGCGACAACCCTGACCGTTCCCTTCGGGTTACCGACCTCTCTTAAGGCGCAACAACGGCTTTCCTACAACTCGAACGTCTCGACAGCATCTTCGAACGCCTCCCGCACCCTTGCTAGCTCCCCCGCGCGCGAAGCTTCCAGCTCCTCGGCGCTGCCCGCCTTCCTGAGAACTGCGCCTCTACCCCAGCCCGTTGTCTCTCAGGGTCTAGCAAATGCTTCGCCTACAAACATCTTTTCGGAAATCTCAAGCATGTCTTCCCGCCAGCTCGCCATGGCGAACCCCCTCTTCCGGCGCTCGTTTTCGGCGCTCATGTCGAGGCCCCTGGGCACTGTCAACACCCTTCGGTCCATGAGCACCCACCAGCCCGGTCGCATTCCGTCCTTCTTCCGCTCGCCAGTACACTCTTCTCTCGGTTTCACTCTCCAGGTCCGCAGCTTTGGAAACGGTGGTCTCTCGCACAACCTCCTGGCTGCTCGCGAGGCCGCTGCCAACCAGTTCCCAACCAGCGCCGGTGCTCAGTATGCTTTCTACCAGGCTCTTCTCAAGGCGAACATGCCTGCTATCATTATCGAAAGGTATCAGTCTGGACGTTTCGCCACGAACGAGCAGGTAGACCAGATCTACCAGCAAGCCCTTGCCATGTCTACCGGTCAACCCTACACGCCTGCGAACAACACCGTCGATAACAATGGCTATCACCCCTCCGGTTTCACCGCTAGCCAGATCCATGCCGCTGGtactgccgctgctgctcagCATACTGGTGGAAACATGGCCATGGTCAAGCCGATCGCTGCTGGTGCCAAGACGGGTCCTCTGCATATCGTAGTTGACGAAAGTTTCGGAAGCTCCGCTCTCAGATGGGTCAAGTTTCTCATGTGGTTCACTCTCTTCACGTATCTCAGCATGGTCGTCATCACAATGGTTTTCGAGGGCTTGAGCAGCATCAAGCGCCCCGGTGGCAAGCTTGAGGCCAGCGAGGTCAAGCCTGAGAACCAGAAGGCTCGCTTTGCTGATGTCCACGGCTGTGATGAGGCCAAGGAAGAGCTTCAGGAACTTATCGACTTTTTGCGCAACCCTGAGAAGTACTCGACTCTTGGCGGCAAGCTCCCCAAGGGCGTGTTGCTCGTGGGACCCCCCGGTACTGGTAAAACTCTTTTGGCTCGTGCTGTCGCCGGCGAAGCTGGCGTTCCCTTCTTCAACATGTCCGGTTCCGAGTTTGAAGAGGTCTacgttggcgttggcgcaAAGCGTGTTCGTGATCTctttgccgccgccaaggccaaggctcCCTCAATTGTTTTCATCGACGAACTTGATGCTATTGGTGGCCGGCGTAACTCCAGGGACGCTACCTACGTACGTCAGACTCTCAACCAGCTTCTTACCGAGTTGGACGGTTTCGAGCAAAACAGTGGTGTAATCATCATCGGCGCCACCAACTTCCCCGAGTCCCTTGACAAGGCGCTTACCCGCCCCGGCCGCTTCGATCGCAATGTTGTTGTCTCTCTTCCCGATGTCCGCGGCCGTATGGCCATTCTCCAGCACCACGCCAAGCGCATCAAGGCTGCTGCCGATGTCAACCTGGAGGCTATTGCTTCCAGAACTTCTGGTCTTTCTGGTGCCGAGCTGGAGAACATTGTCAACCAGGCTGCTATTCACGCCAGCAAGTTGAAGGCTCAGGCTGTTACTCAAAAGGATTTCGAATGGGCAAAGGACAAGGTCATCATGGGTGCTGAGAAGCGTAGTATGGTTATCACAgccaaggaaaaggagatgaCTGCCTATCATGAGGCTGGTCACGCCCTCGTCGGATATTACGCCAAGGACAGCGCAAGCTCGCTTTACAAGGTCACCATTCTTCCACGTGGCCAGACTCTTGGCCACACTGCCTACCTCCCTGAGATGGACAAGCACTCGTTTACTGTCAGGGATTACTTGGGTATGATTGACCGTGCCATGGGCGGCAAGGTCGCTGAGGAGATTGTCTATGGTAACGAGCTTGTGACTAGCGGTGTTAGCGCT GATCTTGACATGGCCACCAGAACCGCCTGGCAGATGGTTGCTCAGCTCGGCATGTCTGAGAAGCTCGGCCCCGTTGAGTACCTCCGCAAGTACAACCAGCTCAGCTCCGAGACCAGGGCGATGGTTGAGTCCGAGGTGAAGAGAGTTCTGGACGAATCGTACGAGCGTGCGCGTAACCTGCTCACCTCCAAGAGGAACGAACTCGACTACTTGGCCAAGGCGCTCGTCGAGTACGAGACACTggacaagaaggaagttGAGAGGGTGATTCGGGGAGAGAAGTTGAAGGATCGCATCTCGGTGCCGCCAGGGCCTATGGCTATTCCCAAGCCCAGCGACACCCTGGAGCCGGGCCTGCCCCTACCACCCCTACCTGGCGACGTGCCGCCCCCGGGTGACAGTGGCCCGGGACCggccccgccgccgcctgtgCCCGCGTGA
- a CDS encoding ketoreductase, with translation MTKVLLTGGSGFIAAHILEQLLAKGHTVVTTVRSEDKAQNIREAYPDKASSGELKVVIVPDIAKLDAFDEVVKEPGLEVVLHTASPFHFKFKDPKTELIDPAVNGTTGILKAIARSAPTVRRVVITSSFAAILDENKITDPNHTFSEASWNPVTIDDIHRNPATAYRASKTLAEKAAWDFVRDPANNVKFDLATINPPMVFGPVVHHLASLSSINTSNERIVDLLQGKWKEGVPSTGAATIWIDVRDVARAHIRAGLEVPEAGGKRLFTTAGTFSNSEIAEKVRKNFPEYGDKLPEGEALKSGELPPDDQRFKVDNKATNELLKIDFISVEQMVVDTVKSLKEHGA, from the exons ATGACCAAGGTTCTGTTGACTG GTGGTTCGGGCTTCATTGCTG CTCACATCCTCGAGCAGCTTCTTGCCAAGGGCCACACCGTGGTCACCACCGTCCGGTCTGAAGATAAGGCGCAAAACATCCGCGAGGCCTACCCTGATAAGGCCAGCAGCGGCGAGCTCAAGGTCGTCATTGTTCCCGATATCGCCAAGCTCGATGCTTTCGATGAGGTTGTGAAGGAGCCCGGTCTTGAGGTTGTCTTGCACACTGCTTCACCTTTCCACTTCAAGTTCA AGGACCCCAAGACCGAGCTCATCGACCCCGCCGTCAACGGCACAACCGGCATCCTCAAAGCCATCGCCCGCTCCGCGCCCACTGTCCGCCGCGTCGtcatcacctcctccttcgccgCCATCTTGGACGAGAACAAGATCACGGACCCGAACCACACCTTCAGTGAAGCCTCCTGGAACCCCGTCACCATCGACGACATCCACCGCAACCCCGCGACCGCCTATCGGGCCTCTAAGACGCTCGCCGAGAAGGCCGCCTGGGACTTTGTCCGCGACCCGGCTAACAATGTCAAGTTCGACCTGGCCACCATCAACCCGCCCATGGTGTTTGGTCCTGTCGTCCACCACCTCGCCAGCCTGAGCAGCATCAACACCAGCAACGAACGCATTGTTGATTTGCTGCAgggcaagtggaaggagggcGTGCCATCCACCGGTGCCGCCACCATTTGGATTGATGTGCGCGATGTTGCTAGGGCGCATATCCGTGCAGGTTTGGAGGTGCCAGAGGCGGGTGGCAAGAGATTGTTCACCACTGCTGGGACGTTCAGCAACAGTGAGATTGCAGAGAAGGTGCGCAAGAATTTCCCCGAGTATGGGGATAAGTTGCCGGAGGGAGAGGCGCTCAAGAGCGGCGAGCTGCCGCCGGATGATCAGCGGTTCAAGGTCGATAACAAGGCGACGAATGAGTTGCTGAAGATCGATTTCATTAGTGTGGAGCAGATGGTGGTTGACACGGTTAAGAGCTTGAAGGAGCATGGTGCGTAA